One Sphaerisporangium krabiense DNA segment encodes these proteins:
- a CDS encoding (2Fe-2S)-binding protein → MTTTPPPDDPVPAGPGAVATALADLSAMGPYFAIETGPGRDDEILWRPLRDLPRDTEALRARVTDFERRLGTPESRVAASILFQGLAARLWSPVVGVAAGHGLIPEDAPDGLLWRPAATGPLPLWASPALRWAAVPGHPGPEDIGPSPAWTRRAAGLVYRAVVTETLEPLTRAMLGITKIAPALLWGNAAAALAGVLRTLPRGRPVLAAAAAGLAGEVLRLGVLAEAGRLARPRPGAYFYVRASCCLYYRVPGGGYCDDCALISSDDRTARWTRATAGSAS, encoded by the coding sequence GTGACGACTACGCCGCCCCCGGACGACCCGGTGCCCGCCGGCCCCGGCGCGGTCGCGACGGCGCTGGCCGACCTCTCGGCCATGGGCCCGTACTTCGCGATCGAGACCGGCCCCGGCCGCGACGACGAGATCCTGTGGCGGCCGCTGCGCGACCTGCCCCGCGACACCGAGGCCCTGCGCGCGAGGGTCACCGACTTCGAGCGGCGCCTCGGCACGCCGGAGAGCAGGGTCGCGGCGTCCATCCTGTTCCAGGGCCTGGCGGCCCGGCTGTGGTCGCCGGTCGTCGGCGTGGCCGCCGGGCACGGGCTGATCCCGGAGGACGCCCCGGACGGCCTGCTCTGGCGCCCGGCCGCGACCGGGCCGCTCCCCCTCTGGGCTTCTCCCGCCCTCCGGTGGGCGGCCGTCCCGGGGCATCCCGGACCGGAAGACATCGGACCATCTCCCGCCTGGACCCGCCGGGCCGCCGGCCTGGTCTACCGGGCCGTCGTGACCGAAACGCTGGAGCCCCTGACCCGCGCCATGCTCGGCATCACCAAGATCGCGCCCGCGCTGCTGTGGGGCAACGCCGCCGCCGCGCTGGCCGGCGTCCTGCGCACGCTGCCCCGGGGCAGGCCCGTCCTCGCGGCGGCCGCGGCCGGGCTGGCCGGTGAGGTGCTGCGGCTCGGCGTCCTCGCCGAGGCGGGACGGCTCGCGCGGCCGCGGCCCGGCGCCTACTTCTACGTCCGCGCGAGCTGCTGCCTGTACTACCGCGTGCCCGGCGGCGGCTACTGCGACGACTGCGCCCTGATCTCGTCCGACGACCGCACGGCGCGGTGGACGCGGGCCACGGCGGGGAGCGCGTCATGA
- a CDS encoding helical backbone metal receptor, translated as MTPRDDLGSPVPVPARVRRVVSLVPSLTDAVAATAPGLLVGATDWCSHPEGLDVARVRGTKNPDVARVIALAPDLVVANEEENRVPDLDALRAAGVPVWVTVVRTLDDALASLRRMLVTAMGLPEPDWLRAAAAAWRDLPAPEPRPAVIPVWRKPWMVAGRDTFAGDLLLRLGVRNLFAGHPERYPRIPLPELLAADPALVVLPDEPYRFTAEDGPGFFPGVPAALVSGRHLTWYGPSLAEAPGVLSDALRAAVPFAGD; from the coding sequence ATGACGCCGCGCGACGACCTCGGATCGCCCGTCCCGGTGCCGGCCCGGGTGCGCCGGGTCGTCTCGCTGGTGCCCTCGCTCACCGACGCCGTCGCGGCCACGGCCCCCGGCCTGCTCGTGGGGGCGACCGACTGGTGCTCGCACCCGGAGGGGCTGGACGTCGCCCGGGTGCGCGGCACCAAGAACCCCGACGTGGCCCGCGTGATCGCCCTCGCCCCCGACCTGGTCGTGGCCAACGAGGAGGAGAACCGGGTCCCGGACCTGGACGCGCTGCGCGCCGCGGGCGTCCCGGTGTGGGTCACCGTCGTCCGCACCCTGGACGACGCGCTCGCCTCGCTGCGGCGGATGCTGGTCACCGCCATGGGCCTGCCCGAGCCGGACTGGCTGCGCGCCGCCGCGGCGGCCTGGCGGGACCTCCCGGCGCCCGAACCGCGCCCCGCGGTGATCCCGGTGTGGCGCAAGCCGTGGATGGTCGCCGGCCGGGACACCTTCGCCGGGGACCTGCTGCTGCGCCTCGGCGTCCGCAACCTCTTCGCCGGCCACCCCGAGCGGTACCCCAGGATCCCGCTGCCCGAGCTGCTGGCGGCCGATCCCGCCCTGGTCGTGCTGCCGGACGAGCCGTACCGCTTCACCGCCGAGGACGGCCCCGGCTTCTTCCCCGGCGTTCCCGCGGCCCTGGTCAGCGGGCGCCACCTCACCTGGTACGGCCCGTCGCTGGCCGAGGCGCCCGGCGTGCTCTCCGACGCGCTCCGCGCCGCCGTCCCTTTCGCCGGGGATTGA
- a CDS encoding MgtC/SapB family protein, producing MVLRSAVDLTGQGWVQIGELALAFVLSAAIGAEREARQKSAGLRTHTSVGFAAALIMIVSKYGFSDVLGDHVTLDPSRVAAQIVSGIGFIGAGLIFIRRDAVRGLTTAATIWLTAAVGMAAGAGLWLLALIVTAGHFTLMFLLGPLARRLPVSRFAPTRLHLRYVDGRGVLRTVMAACADEGFTLSEVAVDQQARPEPGTVTLWLTVQGSGSPARLVARLSEIDGVLAVAGQDADSAFL from the coding sequence ATGGTGCTGCGATCCGCCGTCGACCTCACCGGCCAGGGCTGGGTCCAGATCGGCGAGCTCGCGCTGGCGTTCGTGCTGTCCGCGGCGATCGGCGCCGAGCGTGAGGCGCGGCAGAAGAGCGCGGGGCTGCGCACCCACACCTCGGTCGGGTTCGCGGCGGCCCTGATCATGATCGTGTCCAAGTACGGTTTCAGCGACGTGCTCGGCGACCACGTCACGCTCGACCCCTCCCGGGTGGCCGCGCAGATCGTGTCGGGCATCGGCTTCATCGGCGCGGGCCTGATCTTCATCAGGCGCGACGCCGTGCGCGGGCTCACCACGGCCGCGACGATCTGGCTCACGGCGGCGGTCGGCATGGCGGCGGGGGCGGGCCTGTGGCTGCTCGCGCTCATCGTCACCGCCGGGCACTTCACCCTGATGTTCCTGCTCGGCCCGCTGGCCCGGCGGCTGCCGGTGTCGAGGTTCGCCCCCACGCGGCTCCACCTGCGCTACGTCGACGGCAGGGGGGTGCTGCGCACGGTGATGGCGGCCTGCGCGGACGAGGGGTTCACCCTGAGCGAGGTCGCCGTCGACCAGCAGGCGCGGCCGGAGCCGGGGACGGTGACCCTGTGGCTGACCGTCCAGGGGTCCGGCTCTCCGGCGCGCCTGGTCGCGCGGCTCAGCGAGATCGACGGGGTGCTCGCGGTGGCCGGCCAGGACGCCGACTCGGCGTTCCTCTAA